A region from the Aegilops tauschii subsp. strangulata cultivar AL8/78 chromosome 5, Aet v6.0, whole genome shotgun sequence genome encodes:
- the LOC109752300 gene encoding uncharacterized protein → MPISAGIRAPPQGAAVHVPGSRLLRVPVPQLAAGGVRRRRLGVVVAAASSAASPDELHARGRHLHGFPEKSLLWNLIKDVEPLDLSVVQRDVPPETVDAMKRTVSGMLGLLPSDQFRVVVEALWDPFFKLVISSIKTGYTLSNAEYRLSLERILELSDDETECKERDSTEYSHSDLGLGGSILRLSEDDEATNESEKRDDNLLSENMGGLDSLNAQAKEHILQLQSRLDSMERELHELKKKNSSLQMQQFAGEEKNELLDYLRSLSPDTVIELSEPSCPGVQEAIHSVVHGLLATLSPKMHAKPPPPSENMAGGTLNFGNGDDDRAELVEDVSLPFQPLISIPRDHLARLLFWCMLLGHYIRGLERRLELSQLLEMSSDTRL, encoded by the exons ATGCCGATCTCTGCCGGCATCCGCGCGCCGCCGCAAGGGGCGGCCGTGCACGTCCCCGGGAGCCGGCTCCTCCGCGTCCCCGTTCCTCAactggcggcgggcggcgtccgGCGCAGGAGGCTCGGGGTCGTGGTGGCGGCGGCCTCCTCCGCGGCGTCACCCGACGAGCTCCACGCGCGCGGGAGGCATCTCCACGGTTTCCCCGAG AAATCTTTACTTTGGAACTTGATAAAAGATGTAGAACCTTTGGATCTAAGTGTAGTCCAGAGAGATGTTCCTCCTGAAACTGTGGATGCAATGAAGAGGACTGTTTCGGGCATGTTGGGTCTCCTTCCGTCTGATCAGTTCCGTGTTGTCGTGGAGGCCCTTTGGGATCCCTTCTTCAAGTTGGTGATATCTTCAATAAAGACAGG GTACACTCTGTCTAATGCTGAATACAGGCTCTCCCTTGAAAGAATCCTAGAGTTGTCTGATGATGAAACTGAGTGCAAGGAAAGAGATAGCACTGAATATAGTCACAGTGACCTCGGTTTGGGAGGATCTATTTTGAGATTATCAGAAGACGATGAAGCGACTAATGAATCAGAAAAGAGGGATGACAATTTATTATCGGAAAATATGGGTGGATTAGATAGCTTAAACGCTCAagcaaaagaacatattctccaattGCAGTCTCGCTTGGATTCTATGGAAAGG GAGCTACATGAACTCAAGAAGAAAAATTCTTCCTTGCAAATGCAACAGTTTGCTGGAGAAGAAAAAAATGAGTTACTTGACTACTTGAGATCATTATCACCTGACACG GTTATCGAACTCTCGGAACCTTCCTGCCCTGGTGTGCAGGAAGCTATTCATTCCGTGGTACATGGTCTTCTAGCAACTCTCTCCCCCAAAATGCATGCAAAGCCCCCTCCACCATCAGAGAACATGGCTGGTGGAACCCTGAATTTCGGGAATGGGGATGATGACCGTGCTGAACTCGTGGAGGATGTATCGCTCCCATTTCAGCCCCTCATATCTATTCCCCGGGATCATCTTGCGCGTCTATTATTCTG GTGTATGCTGCTGGGCCACTACATCCGAGGCCTCGAGCGCCGGTTAGAGCTTTCGCAGCTCCTGGAAATGTCAAGTGACACAAGGTTGTGA